One Aquarana catesbeiana isolate 2022-GZ linkage group LG06, ASM4218655v1, whole genome shotgun sequence genomic region harbors:
- the LOC141148028 gene encoding protein NYNRIN-like — protein MLLDTGAAISIIHDKDPLNSSLSSGKPLNLQSFAGHNVESALSKPLTIQIGELSLKQPVALMCLPNETSLLGSDFLIPNGCMLDLTNLLLLQGAPTDQGSTIVIPDSHTIAAIKLNDSKYNILEIIKDHPEHQLLQPVIERQQGSFATHKHDCGKVNTVIHISGPDPPPQKQYPFPQEAISYIQETIDSLLDQKVIRPCVSTTNAPIWPIRKSTDNSWRLTIDYRKLNSVTNNCAPTVASVPDVLSMLNPKHKYFTVLDISNGFWSLPLSEECQYKFAFTFLGKQYTFNSVPQGFHNSPTLFHATMRDILIDFSSPKNLFQYVDDLLLATCDKEEHLRLLEELLQILGKAGLKCNPIKAQLLKESVSFLGITVTANGRKIATEKVKAILQLPLPVSIPTLRSFLGLVNYSRAFVPDFAQKSAPLYELLKKDTQWHWTEQHTNAVQELKKALAQAPALANPEYQLPFHIETAISETAMSAVLSQEIHGQQRPISYASKLLSPVEMKYSLCEKHLLVTFWAVKYFTYIIGLNPVILHTTHTPTKFLLTDRVKDGNVSNARLAHWALLLQDRDIKVQHTNNPSTRAHGLLYQGVPHECEITPQSSAQQFFRPLSAKETVPENAVQIFTDGSCFYVEGSPHAGFGIYFINPQAKTQTSIFRSCQVKSAQFAEMAAIAHALELMKGDQEIVLYSDSAWVCNALTEFLPFWHTHQYMSSDGSPLKHASLLKYIVSLVQKLPVKPWVCKVKGHSGTAPYWEQNEVADCLAKQGAQGGEIWEIPSNLPDPVLCPIVCALTKSCIEVPDISDIQRQDDNIKEIMQKLQNETGELSEGNTLAKYIKHLKLSEDKKVLLHQGDEVTWVVPEKYQNEMIYIVHDLPTGGHQGSEKTGERLKNIGWWPSMMTDVKQYCDNCIVCAQVNPAPRKINAPLRIRLKEGPWNALQMDYMGPLPVTSRNNRYILVVTDLFSKWVEIFPTKSNTAQTTAKILVEQVFSRWGLPASIESDQGTHFTGKMVKTCLEMLGVEQKFHIPYHPESSGQVERANRQIKTMLKKFVHINGKNWDNLLPLLAMAIRATPSYATRLTPFEVLTGRQMRLPEHLWLEMHTPTIDRLSMDQYLLKLQKALKEIHVFAAAQMGKSQKKAKAYFDKGVRECTWAIGDRVMFLELRPLDNSLCQKWRGPFSIIDKLSPSVYKIRIEAGKKTQDKWVHANQLKQFHGAKEIN, from the coding sequence ATGCTTCTAGATACGGGTGCGGCCATTTCAATTATTCATGACAAAGATCCCTTAAACTCATCACTATCTTCAGGAAAGCCGTTGAATCTCCAGAGCTTTGCTGGACATAATGTTGAGTCTGCCTTGTCCAAGCCACTGACAATCCAAATTGGTGAGTTATCCCTAAAACAGCCAGTAGCATTAATGTGTTTGCCAAATGAAACCAGCCTCCTGGGTTCAGACTTCTTAATTCCAAATGGATGTATGTTAGATCTGACCAACCTTTTACTATTGCAAGGGGCTCCGACTGATCAGGGTAGCACCATAGTGATACCTGATTCTCACACAATTGCAGCCATCAAACTCAATGATTCAAAATATAACATACTGGAGATCATTAAAGATCACCCAGAACATCAGCTTCTACAGCCGGTGATAGAAAGACAGCAGGGATCCTTTGCAACACATAAACATGACTGTGGAAAGGTAAATACGGTAATACACATCAGTGGGCCAGACCCACCTCCGCAAAAACAATACCCCTTTCCACAGGAAGCTATCAGCTACATACAGGAAACCATAGATTCACTGCTTGACCAAAAGGTCATCAGGCCATGTGTATCCACAACAAATGCGCCAATATGGCCAATTCGCAAAAGTACTGACAATTCGTGGAGATTAACAATTGATTACCGCAAATTGAACAGTGTTACAAACAATTGCGCCCCCACAGTTGCATCTGTCCCGGATGTCTTGAGCATGTTGAATCCCAAACACAAATATTTCACCGTATTGGATATATCGAACGGTTTTTGGTCATTACCTTTGTCAGAAGAATGTCAATACAAATTTGCATTCACGTTTCTGGGAAAACAGTATACGTTCAATTCTGTCCCTCAAGGATTCCATAACTCTCCTACGTTATTTCATGCAACCATGAGAGATATTTTAATTGATTTTTCTTCTCCAAAGAATCTTTTCCAGTACGTTGATGATTTGTTGCTAGCCACATGCGACAAAGAAGAGCATTTGCGGTTATTGGAGGAACTTCTGCAGATCCTAGGAAAGGCGGGACTGAAGTGTAATCCCATCAAGGCACAATTGTTGAAGGAATCTGTGTCTTTTCTTGGGATTACAGTGACAGCAAACGGGCGTAAGATAGCAACCGAAAAGGTAAAAGCCATTCTACAATTACCTCTGCCAGTGAGCATCCCTACTCTGAGATCTTTTCTAGGATTGGTAAATTATTCACGGGCTTTCGTCCCTGATTTTGCCCAAAAGTCTGCACCTCTGTATGAGTTGTTAAAAAAGGATACCCAATGGCACTGGACTGAGCAACACACCAATGCAGTGCAGGAGCTTAAAAAAGCTTTAGCGCAAGCGCCAGCGTTAGCCAACCCAGAGTACCAACTGCCCTTTCACATTGAGACTGCCATATCAGAGACAGCCATGTCAGCTGTTCTGTCACAGGAAATCCATGGGCAACAGAGACCCATTTCATATGCATCTAAACTTTTGTCTCCTGTGGAAATGAAGTACTCTCTATGTGAAAAACACCTCCTAGTTACGTTTTGGGCAGTGAAATACTTCACGTACATCATAGGGCTTAACCCAGTCATCCTGCACACAACGCACACTCCCACTAAATTTTTACTTACAGACCGAGTGAAGGATGGCAATGTATCTAATGCCAGATTAGCCCACTGGGCACTGTTGCTTCAAGACCGAGACATTAAAGTCCAACACACAAATAATCCGTCCACTAGGGCCCATGGCCTCCTTTACCAGGGAGTACCACATGAATGTGAGATCACCCCCCAATCATCTGCGCAACAATTCTTTAGACCTTTGTCAGCAAAGGAAACAGTCCCTGAAAACGCAGTCCAAATTTTCACAGATGGATCATGTTTTTACGTGGAGGGGTCCCCACATGCAGGATTTGGAATATACTTTATCAATCCACAAGCAAAAACCCAAACATCAATCTTTCGGTCATGTCAAGTCAAATCAGCACAATTTGCTGAGATGGCTGCAATCGCTCATGCCCTAGAACTGATGAAAGGGGACCAAGAAATTGTTTTATACTCAGATTCTGCGTGGGTCTGTAATGCTCTTACAGAATTTCTGCCCTTCTGGCACACCCACCAGTACATGTCCTCAGATGGGTCTCCACTTAAACATGCATCCCTGTTGAAATATATTGTATCATTGGTGCAAAAGTTGCCAGTCAAACCATGGGTGTGCAAAGTAAAAGGTCATTCAGGTACTGCCCCATACTGGGAACAAAATGAGGTGGCGGATTGCTTGGCCAAacaaggagcacagggaggggagaTCTGGGAAATTCCTTCGAATTTGCCAGACCCAgtcttgtgccccattgtttgtgcccTCACAAAATCCTGCATAGAAGTTCCGGATATTTCGGACATACAAAGGCAGGATGATAACATTAAGGAAATCATGCAAAAACTGCAAAATGAGACTGGGGAACTCTCTGAGGGGAATACTTTGGCAAAGTACATAAAACACCTCAAATTATCAGAAGATAAAAAGGTATTGTTGCATCAGGGAGATGAAGTAACGTGGGTGGTTCCTGAAAAATACCAGAATGAAATGATTTACATAGTGCATGACCTGCCTACTGGGGGTCATCAAGGGTCAGAGAAAACAGGTGAGCGGCTCAAGAACATAGGTTGGTGGCCTTCCATGATGACAGATGTGAAGCAGTATTGTGACAATTGTATTGTCTGTGCACAGGTTAACCCCGCACCAAGGAAGATCAATGCCCCTTTACGAATCCGACTGAAAGAAGGGCCATGGAATGCCTTACAAATGGATTACATGGGACCCTTGCCAGTCACTTCTAGAAACAACCGATACATTTTGGTAGTCACAGATTTATTTTCGAAATGGGTAGAGATTTTCCCAACCAAAAGTAACACTGCACAAACTACGGCTAAGATTTTGGTGGAACAGGTGTTCAGTAGATGGGGGCTCCCAGCATCAATAGAGTCAGATCAGGGGACCCATTTTACGGGAAAGATGGTAAAAACCTGCCTAGAGATGTTAGGGGTGGAGCAAAAGTTTCACATTCCATATCACCCAGAATCTTCAGGTCAGGTTGAAAGAGCCAATCGGCAGATTAAGACAATGCTAAAAAAATTTGTCCACATCAATGGTAAGAACTGGGATAATCTGTTGCCATTACTGGCCATGGCCATCCGAGCAACTCCCTCATATGCTACCCGGTTGACACCCTTTGAAGTGCTGACAGGTAGACAGATGAGACTCCCTGAACATCTCTGGCTAGAGATGCATACCCCTACAATAGACAGACTGTCAATGGACCAATACCTCCTTAAACTCCAAAAAGCGTTAAAAGAGATCCATGTATTTGCAGCAGCACAAATGGGGAAAAGTCAAAAGAAAGCCAAGGCGTATTTTGACAAAGGGGTTCGAGAATGCACTTGGGCCATAGGAGACCGAGTTATGTTCTTGGAGCTACGTCCCCTGGATAACAGTTTATGTCAAAAATGGAGAGGCCCATTTTCCATTATTGATAAATTAAGTCCGTCTGTATATAAAATCAGAATAGAAGCGGGCAAAAAGACACAAGATAAATGGGTTCATGCGAACCAACTGAAACAGTTCCATGGAGCCAAAGAAATCAACTAA